A single window of Dermochelys coriacea isolate rDerCor1 chromosome 2, rDerCor1.pri.v4, whole genome shotgun sequence DNA harbors:
- the CCR4 gene encoding C-C chemokine receptor type 4 produces the protein MKTTTSVYDYSFPYAYSDIYDDSSKPCSKEGIKKFGSHFLPSLYSLVFLLGLVGNSLVILVLLKYKRLKSMTDIYLLNLAISDLLFVFSLPFWSYHAADQWVFGDRLCKIISWIYLIGFYSGIFFIMLMSIDRYLAIVHAVLALRARTVTYGIFTSLIVWSIAISASVPELIFSESYKERNHTTCKPRYPGNSTNWRIFSSLEVNILGLMIPSVVMIFCYSMIIKTLLYCRSEKKNKAVKMIFAVMIVFFVFWTPYNIVIFLQLLLDLGFISKCKISKDLDYAMQGTETLAFFHCCLNPIIYFFMGEKFKKYVKLLFKSWAVPRMFFECCGLLTTYHTESTSSFHTQSTRDQDAL, from the coding sequence ATGAAAACAACCACATCAGTCTACGACTATTCGTTTCCATATGCCTATAGTGACATTTATGATGATTCTTCAAAACCTTGCAGTAAAGAAGGCATCAAGAAGTTTGGATCACACTTTCTGCCCTCACTTTACTCTCTGGTATTCCTGCTTGGCTTGGTAGGGAACTCTCTAGTCATTTTGGTCCTGTTAAAATACAAGAGGCTGAAGAGCATGACCGACATTTATCTGCTCAACCTCGCAATCTCAgatttgctgtttgttttctcccttcccttctggTCTTATCATGCAGCAGATCAGTGGGTTTTTGGGGACAGATTGTGTAAAATCATTTCTTGGATCTATCTGATTGGGTTTTACAGtggaatattttttattatgCTCATGAGCATAGATAGATACTTGGCAATAGTTCATGCTGTGCTTGCCTTGAGAGCAAGAACAGTCACCTATGGCATCTTTACCAGTCTTATTGTGTGGTCAATAGCCATTTCAGCCTCAGTTCCAGAGCTGATATTTAGTGAATCCTATAAGGAACGCAATCATACCACCTGCAAACCACGGTACCCTGGTAATTCCACGAACTGGAGGATTTTCTCCTCTTTGGAAGTCAATATACTAGGGCTCATGATACCTTCAGTGGTTATGATTTTTTGCTACTCAATGATCATTAAAACCTTGCTGTACTGTAGAAGTGAGAAAAAGAATAAGGCTGTGAAGATGATCTTTGCTGTCAtgattgtgttttttgttttttggaccCCTTACAACATTGTGATTTTCTTACAATTGTTGCTAGACCTAGGTTTCATTTCAAAGTGTAAAATCAGCAAAGATTTGGACTATGCAATGCAAGGGACAGAAACACTGGCTTTTTTCCACTGTTGTCTCAATCCCATTATCTATTTCTTTATGGGGGAAAAATTCAAGAAGTATGTGAAGTTGCTCTTTAAGAGCTGGGCGGTACCTAGAATGTTTTTTGAATGCTGTGGACTTCTCACTACTTACCACACCGAATCAACCAGTTCATTCCACACACAGTCTACTAGGGATCAAGATGCTCTGTAA